In one window of Kosmotoga pacifica DNA:
- the topA gene encoding type I DNA topoisomerase, with protein MQKTLVIVESPAKAKTIARYLGKGYEVTSSKGHVRDLPESEFGIDLKTFEPSYEILKNKKKVVSELKRMAKGKKILLASDMDREGEAIAWHLSKILNLPEDDKNRVVFSEITEKVIKEAVKAPRRIDINKVNAQVARRVLDRIVGYKLSPLLWKAMKRGLSAGRVQSVALKFIADLESKRAAFKPHKYYKIFLKFKGKKIPLTELEGKRFNNKSITSIEKKDRIIEELSKTKLYVMDHKRRTSSRKPPLPFITSTLQQASINELGWSAAKTMKIAQQLYEGVETPEGTMAFITYMRTDSTRISAEAKEKAKTLIKERFGEEFVGGTHRTKKTSKKVQDAHEAIRPTYPEKTPEFVGKSNLLSGDHLKLYKLIWNRFMASQMAPAEYDVVETKIADENGKFVFKHTREELRFAGFEILYFRKSEKDVLEISLPVGAEFTPEKVLWEEDETTPPARFTEASLVKELEKKGIGRPSTYATIISTLLERKYVVKKKRELVPTILGNIVADFLNKGFPEIIDEKFTANMEARLDEIEKSNREWKEIIREFYLNFAQDLSRITEAIRSGKIKLFYPTDKQCHCGGEMNITFGRYGGYLKCSSCGKNETLNMELTAPLVNGKILLAEHVKVKGENGELLDEKCPECGAPLVMRNGKFGQFIACSAYPNCKYTRNVTIDVPCPDCGGKIAKLRSKKGKSYFKCTSCGKLFWNEPSGEICPSCGQGLVYLAKKGGKKVLYCENCKKEAKE; from the coding sequence TTGCAAAAGACACTTGTAATTGTAGAATCCCCTGCGAAAGCAAAAACAATAGCGAGATATCTCGGTAAAGGGTATGAGGTAACCTCTTCCAAAGGGCACGTGAGAGACTTGCCAGAGTCTGAGTTTGGGATAGATCTTAAGACCTTCGAGCCAAGTTACGAAATCCTTAAGAACAAAAAGAAGGTCGTCAGCGAATTAAAAAGGATGGCTAAAGGCAAAAAGATTCTGCTGGCTTCGGATATGGACCGTGAAGGAGAAGCTATTGCCTGGCACCTCTCAAAAATATTGAACCTTCCTGAAGATGATAAAAACAGAGTCGTATTCAGTGAGATAACGGAGAAAGTAATTAAAGAGGCAGTTAAAGCACCGAGGAGGATAGATATCAACAAAGTAAACGCCCAGGTGGCACGACGTGTCCTGGATAGAATCGTTGGCTACAAATTGAGTCCGCTATTGTGGAAAGCAATGAAGCGTGGCCTTAGTGCTGGCCGTGTTCAATCTGTCGCTCTTAAATTCATAGCAGACCTTGAAAGTAAAAGGGCAGCTTTCAAACCTCACAAGTATTACAAGATCTTTCTAAAATTCAAAGGCAAGAAGATTCCCTTAACAGAACTCGAAGGAAAAAGATTCAATAACAAGTCCATAACTTCAATCGAAAAAAAGGATCGAATAATTGAAGAGCTCTCCAAAACAAAACTTTATGTAATGGATCATAAGAGAAGAACAAGTTCACGGAAGCCACCGCTACCATTCATAACTTCAACATTGCAACAGGCTTCAATAAATGAACTGGGATGGAGCGCAGCAAAAACCATGAAAATAGCACAGCAGCTTTACGAAGGCGTCGAGACACCCGAAGGTACTATGGCTTTCATTACTTACATGCGGACAGATTCCACAAGGATTTCAGCCGAAGCAAAGGAAAAGGCAAAAACCTTGATCAAAGAACGTTTTGGTGAAGAATTCGTTGGCGGTACTCATCGAACAAAGAAAACCAGTAAAAAAGTACAGGATGCGCATGAGGCTATAAGACCCACCTACCCGGAAAAGACCCCGGAGTTTGTTGGGAAATCCAACCTCCTCAGTGGTGATCATCTGAAACTCTACAAATTGATATGGAATAGATTTATGGCATCTCAAATGGCACCTGCTGAATATGATGTTGTGGAAACGAAAATTGCAGACGAAAATGGTAAATTCGTCTTCAAACACACAAGGGAAGAACTCAGATTTGCTGGCTTTGAGATACTCTATTTCAGAAAGTCAGAGAAAGATGTATTGGAGATTTCTCTCCCTGTGGGAGCGGAATTTACACCGGAAAAGGTACTCTGGGAAGAGGATGAAACAACTCCACCTGCGAGGTTTACAGAAGCCTCTCTGGTGAAAGAACTCGAAAAGAAGGGCATAGGTCGTCCGTCAACCTATGCAACCATCATCTCCACACTACTTGAGCGCAAATATGTTGTGAAAAAGAAGCGCGAACTCGTTCCTACCATCCTCGGAAATATTGTCGCTGACTTTCTAAATAAAGGTTTTCCCGAAATAATCGACGAAAAATTCACAGCAAATATGGAAGCTAGGCTCGATGAAATAGAGAAATCAAATAGAGAATGGAAGGAAATAATCAGGGAGTTCTATTTGAACTTCGCCCAGGATCTTTCAAGAATCACAGAAGCCATAAGATCCGGTAAGATAAAACTGTTTTATCCAACTGACAAACAATGCCATTGTGGTGGAGAGATGAATATCACTTTTGGTCGTTACGGCGGGTATCTCAAGTGTTCTTCTTGTGGAAAAAACGAAACACTCAATATGGAGCTGACTGCACCATTGGTTAACGGGAAAATTCTGTTAGCTGAACATGTAAAAGTTAAAGGAGAGAATGGCGAACTTCTCGATGAAAAATGTCCAGAATGTGGTGCTCCTTTGGTGATGAGAAATGGAAAGTTCGGGCAGTTTATTGCCTGTTCAGCATACCCCAATTGTAAATACACCAGAAACGTGACGATAGATGTTCCGTGTCCTGATTGTGGGGGAAAGATCGCGAAGCTTCGCAGCAAAAAAGGAAAGAGCTATTTCAAATGTACTTCATGCGGAAAACTTTTCTGGAATGAACCATCAGGGGAAATTTGTCCATCCTGTGGTCAAGGGCTGGTATATCTCGCCAAAAAAGGCGGGAAGAAGGTCTTATATTGCGAAAACTGTAAAAAAGAAGCAAAAGAGTGA
- the fba gene encoding class II fructose-1,6-bisphosphate aldolase produces the protein MAYVNTKEILEKASQEFYAVPALNINNLEFLQVIIEAGLEERAPVIIETSEGAIKYAGNGNILRGAKLFVDMVRAYADTIDIPVALHLDHGKHFEFIMAAIKAGYSSVMIDASEYPFEENLKITKKIVEIAHSVGVSVEAELGRLVGIEDNVIVEEHEAALVDPDEAAEFVEKTGVDFLAPAIGTSHGAFKFKGAAKLDFDRLKKVKNLTNKPLVLHGASSVPQEIVKLAEEYGANFKGAKGVPSEILKEAVRYGINKVNTDTDLRMAFVAGLREFLAGNPAEFDPRKYFKTSKEYVKKVIKDRMRLLDCANKA, from the coding sequence ATGGCATACGTAAATACAAAGGAAATTCTCGAAAAGGCGAGTCAGGAATTCTATGCTGTACCAGCTTTAAACATCAATAACCTCGAATTTTTACAGGTAATCATTGAAGCTGGCCTCGAAGAGAGGGCACCGGTGATAATCGAAACATCTGAAGGAGCAATTAAATACGCTGGTAATGGAAACATTCTGAGGGGAGCAAAACTCTTTGTCGACATGGTAAGAGCATACGCCGACACCATTGATATACCCGTTGCATTGCACTTAGATCATGGAAAACACTTCGAATTTATTATGGCAGCCATAAAAGCAGGCTATTCATCCGTAATGATAGACGCCTCGGAATATCCTTTCGAAGAAAACCTTAAGATAACGAAAAAGATCGTTGAAATTGCTCACAGTGTTGGTGTTTCAGTGGAAGCCGAGCTAGGCAGACTCGTGGGAATCGAGGATAACGTCATAGTCGAAGAACATGAAGCCGCGTTAGTTGATCCCGATGAAGCGGCTGAATTTGTTGAAAAGACTGGTGTTGATTTTCTTGCTCCGGCAATAGGTACGAGTCATGGTGCTTTCAAATTCAAAGGAGCTGCAAAGCTCGATTTCGATAGGCTTAAAAAGGTCAAAAATCTCACTAACAAACCTCTTGTGCTTCATGGAGCCTCGAGTGTTCCACAAGAAATAGTGAAGTTAGCGGAGGAGTATGGCGCCAATTTCAAAGGAGCTAAGGGTGTACCGTCTGAAATCCTTAAAGAGGCTGTCCGGTATGGCATAAACAAAGTAAATACGGATACTGATCTCAGAATGGCCTTTGTCGCAGGCTTAAGAGAGTTCCTTGCAGGTAATCCTGCCGAATTTGATCCGAGAAAATACTTCAAAACTTCAAAAGAGTACGTAAAGAAAGTTATAAAAGACCGAATGAGATTACTCGATTGTGCAAATAAAGCCTGA
- the dprA gene encoding DNA-processing protein DprA, protein MEKLIYEGIGLKELLTSRISFLTEKKQKKMLSNISQVEKYIEKYKNHLITYLDEVYPDILRNSYSPPTVIFFEGRKKLLLEEPAISIVGSRKATAYGINVAQKLAKELDEKGLVIVSGLAAGIDAAAHKGSLDSGGRTIAVLGTGIDVIYPSSNRELFLRIANNGCIVSEFLPGTPPLKQNFPRRNRIIAGLSQAVLVVEAAIKSGSLITAKLALENGRDVFAVPGDITRKNSEGTNWLIKNGAKLITRIEDVLEEFPNFSTTIFKEEYPDSAVLNSLETGPMDFNQLLLATGIEYGQLVEELLDLQLKGFITEDQGVWQLSP, encoded by the coding sequence ATGGAAAAGTTAATATATGAGGGTATCGGCTTGAAAGAACTTTTAACAAGCCGAATCAGTTTTCTAACCGAAAAAAAGCAAAAAAAGATGCTTTCAAATATTTCTCAGGTAGAGAAGTACATTGAGAAGTACAAAAATCACCTGATCACTTATCTCGATGAAGTGTATCCCGATATCTTAAGAAACTCCTATTCCCCTCCCACCGTAATCTTTTTCGAAGGCAGAAAAAAACTGCTTCTAGAAGAACCGGCGATATCCATCGTTGGCTCGCGAAAGGCGACAGCGTATGGAATAAATGTGGCACAAAAATTAGCAAAAGAGCTTGATGAAAAGGGATTGGTCATAGTGAGTGGTTTGGCTGCCGGGATTGATGCTGCTGCCCACAAGGGGAGTCTGGACTCCGGTGGCAGGACCATAGCTGTTCTTGGAACTGGTATCGACGTTATTTATCCTTCGAGTAATAGAGAACTGTTCCTTCGTATAGCCAATAATGGATGTATTGTGAGCGAATTTTTGCCCGGTACCCCTCCATTGAAACAAAATTTCCCAAGGCGGAACAGGATCATCGCGGGTCTTTCTCAAGCGGTTCTGGTTGTCGAGGCAGCAATTAAGAGTGGCTCTTTAATAACAGCTAAGTTGGCATTGGAAAACGGCAGAGATGTTTTTGCCGTTCCTGGTGATATTACCCGAAAAAATTCCGAAGGGACCAATTGGTTGATTAAGAACGGTGCCAAGTTAATAACCAGAATCGAAGATGTTCTGGAGGAGTTCCCTAATTTTTCCACTACAATCTTTAAAGAGGAATACCCTGATTCCGCTGTTTTGAACAGTTTAGAAACAGGTCCAATGGATTTCAATCAACTATTGTTGGCTACAGGGATTGAATATGGTCAACTCGTAGAAGAGTTACTAGACCTGCAATTGAAGGGGTTTATAACAGAAGACCAGGGTGTATGGCAGCTTTCACCATAA
- the hslV gene encoding ATP-dependent protease subunit HslV: MEKMHGTTVIAIKRGNKTVIAGDGQITLGSTVMKGSARKVRKLGDGKVLAGFAGSVADALSLFEKFEEKYRESNSSLLRAAVNLAKEWRTNKILRNLEALLLVADKDNILLISGSGEVIQPDENVIAIGSGASYALAAARALMRNTDMDAEEIARKSMEIASEICIYTNSNFSIEVLEVK; encoded by the coding sequence ATGGAAAAAATGCACGGAACAACAGTTATCGCTATAAAGAGAGGAAACAAAACTGTCATTGCCGGCGATGGTCAAATAACGCTTGGTTCCACGGTGATGAAAGGTTCGGCAAGGAAAGTGAGAAAACTTGGAGATGGAAAGGTCCTTGCAGGATTTGCTGGTTCGGTAGCTGACGCCCTTTCGCTTTTTGAGAAATTTGAGGAGAAGTACCGCGAGAGCAACTCAAGTCTTCTGAGAGCTGCTGTTAATCTTGCAAAAGAATGGCGCACAAATAAAATTCTACGCAACCTGGAAGCCCTTCTCCTTGTGGCTGACAAAGACAATATTTTGTTGATTTCAGGAAGCGGGGAAGTAATTCAACCTGATGAGAACGTGATAGCTATCGGGTCCGGTGCCTCATATGCTCTTGCAGCAGCGAGGGCTCTAATGAGAAATACGGACATGGATGCCGAGGAAATTGCCAGAAAATCTATGGAAATTGCGAGTGAGATCTGTATATACACAAATTCGAACTTCTCCATTGAGGTTCTGGAGGTGAAATAA
- the hslU gene encoding ATP-dependent protease ATPase subunit HslU, with amino-acid sequence MFAIDLEQLTPKRIVQELDKYIIGQSEAKKAVAIALRNRIRRQKLPEEIRRDIVPKNILMIGPTGVGKTEIARRLAELSSAPFLKVEATRFTEVGYVGKNVDSMIRELVDAGINMVKQEKMKGVEEKAKFLVEERILDALVPGAKPKNQQPRNIFELFQGTPQQRPSPEEAERLRARREEYREKLRQGTLEDFEIEVEMEERAQSMIMIPGMEDMGIDMSSILGGMLPKKKKKKRMKISEARKLLLPEEAEKLLDMDKVISEALDRVQNRGIIFIDEIDKVTSRSGKGGVDVSREGVQRDMLPIIEGTTINTKYGPIRTDFILFIAAGAFHVGKPSDLIPEFQGRFPIRVELDALTENDFYRILTEPKNAIIKQYKFLLQTEGIELSFTDDGLREIARVAFELNEKLENIGARRLYTVVERVLEDISYEAPEVGPKELVIDKNYVNSKIKDIAENEDLSAFIL; translated from the coding sequence ATGTTTGCAATAGATCTAGAGCAGTTAACTCCCAAGCGAATCGTACAGGAACTAGATAAATACATAATCGGACAGAGTGAAGCGAAAAAAGCAGTAGCAATAGCGCTCAGAAACAGAATCAGAAGGCAGAAATTGCCTGAGGAAATAAGAAGGGACATCGTTCCAAAGAATATTCTTATGATTGGACCCACTGGCGTTGGAAAGACTGAAATAGCCCGACGACTTGCAGAATTATCGAGTGCTCCCTTTTTAAAAGTTGAAGCCACAAGGTTTACAGAAGTCGGCTATGTAGGTAAAAATGTTGATTCTATGATCAGAGAACTTGTCGATGCAGGCATAAACATGGTCAAGCAAGAAAAGATGAAAGGTGTTGAAGAAAAGGCAAAGTTTCTCGTGGAAGAGAGAATTCTGGACGCACTTGTACCGGGCGCAAAACCGAAGAATCAACAACCAAGGAACATATTCGAATTATTCCAGGGAACACCCCAACAACGTCCTTCACCCGAAGAAGCCGAAAGGCTCAGAGCCCGGCGAGAAGAATACCGCGAAAAGCTCAGACAGGGAACTCTTGAAGATTTTGAAATCGAAGTCGAGATGGAAGAACGGGCCCAGTCCATGATCATGATCCCGGGCATGGAAGACATGGGCATAGATATGTCCAGTATCCTCGGTGGTATGTTACCCAAGAAAAAAAAGAAAAAAAGAATGAAAATCTCAGAAGCGCGAAAACTTCTTTTGCCTGAAGAAGCCGAAAAGTTGCTTGATATGGATAAGGTTATTTCTGAAGCTCTGGATAGGGTTCAAAACCGAGGAATTATCTTCATTGATGAGATCGATAAGGTTACCTCACGAAGCGGAAAAGGCGGTGTCGATGTTTCTCGTGAAGGCGTGCAGAGAGACATGCTTCCAATAATCGAAGGCACTACTATTAACACAAAGTATGGTCCGATTCGGACCGATTTTATACTGTTCATAGCTGCTGGTGCTTTCCATGTAGGTAAACCTTCCGATCTGATACCAGAATTTCAGGGTAGATTTCCCATTAGAGTTGAATTAGATGCGCTTACTGAAAATGATTTCTACCGCATCCTCACAGAACCCAAAAACGCAATTATTAAACAATATAAATTCTTGCTCCAGACAGAAGGAATCGAGTTGAGTTTCACGGATGATGGTCTCAGAGAGATTGCTCGCGTTGCGTTCGAACTCAATGAAAAACTTGAGAACATAGGTGCAAGGCGCCTTTATACCGTTGTTGAGAGAGTCCTCGAGGATATCTCATATGAAGCTCCTGAGGTTGGACCAAAAGAGCTCGTAATAGATAAAAATTACGTGAACTCGAAGATCAAGGATATCGCGGAAAACGAAGATTTGAGTGCCTTCATACTCTAA
- a CDS encoding D-alanine--D-alanine ligase family protein, with amino-acid sequence MKEKVAVVYGGFSLERDISLISGKRVVDVLKRLGYQVTPFELNKDNLTELFGLKNHDLVFIALHGKFGEDGRIQSLFDLSGIRYTGSGALASAICFDKEITYRITREITKQPYHLKLCSNEEIEKLDWSYFPAMVKPNSEGSSIGIELIQNPPSLKPALSKGLKLYGDILLEHFITGRELSISVLEINGEPVVLPILEIKPKKRFYDFEAKYTSGLTEFIVPAPLSEKQVEKLVQLSKEVFSILGCRHMIRIDGILSDNEFYFLEVNTIPGLTELSDLPQSAKAMGMTFEELIENVVREALRNKKEVP; translated from the coding sequence ATGAAAGAAAAGGTCGCAGTGGTCTACGGTGGGTTTTCACTTGAAAGGGACATCTCACTGATCAGTGGAAAAAGAGTTGTTGATGTTCTCAAGAGACTAGGGTATCAGGTAACCCCTTTTGAACTAAACAAAGACAACTTGACAGAACTTTTCGGGTTAAAAAACCACGATCTGGTTTTTATTGCATTACACGGGAAATTTGGTGAAGACGGAAGAATTCAGTCCCTTTTCGATCTGAGTGGGATAAGATACACGGGGTCGGGAGCTCTCGCAAGTGCTATATGTTTTGATAAAGAGATTACATACAGAATAACTCGCGAAATTACTAAGCAACCATATCATTTGAAATTATGTTCAAACGAAGAAATTGAAAAACTGGATTGGTCTTATTTTCCAGCAATGGTTAAGCCAAATTCAGAAGGTTCTAGTATTGGAATAGAACTTATTCAAAACCCTCCTTCGCTGAAGCCTGCACTTTCAAAGGGGTTGAAATTGTACGGGGATATATTGCTGGAACATTTTATAACGGGTCGGGAGCTTTCAATATCAGTCCTGGAAATAAATGGCGAACCTGTTGTGCTCCCTATACTTGAAATAAAGCCAAAAAAGCGCTTCTACGACTTCGAAGCAAAATACACTAGCGGCTTGACAGAATTCATCGTTCCTGCGCCACTCTCTGAAAAACAGGTTGAAAAACTCGTACAACTTTCCAAAGAGGTCTTTTCCATATTGGGCTGCAGACATATGATTAGAATCGATGGAATACTTTCAGATAACGAATTTTATTTTCTGGAAGTAAATACAATACCCGGACTCACGGAACTGAGCGATCTTCCTCAGTCTGCTAAAGCCATGGGAATGACCTTCGAAGAACTCATAGAAAACGTGGTAAGAGAAGCCCTAAGGAACAAAAAGGAGGTGCCTTAA
- a CDS encoding 3'-5' exoribonuclease YhaM family protein, whose translation MKLRDILGEDAKSLLNQVTGGKEMSFVSEMKPGMVVNADLKVLSKRLQEAKDGKKFLLLTLGDRTGAIRAIDWHNAEENDTMIPIGAIVRAKGKVVVYDERLQLNLDPQKGLTLLEEGSYDVQRFLAVTKRNVSDMFDKLLMYISDLRNDYLKKLLKIFFEEEKGFIRTFITAPAAVKVHHAYKGGLLEHTLSVVELCEFLASKYPESIDRDLLISGAILHDIGKIKEYGIGSSGIEKTDEGELVGHISIGLEMVSQRIEKIPDFPNNLKTELKHLVLSHHGEMDWGSPVVPKTTEAMVLHMADNLDSKIAQFREIETREYNGTGNGWSNYDRFLNRRIYMKNRDNL comes from the coding sequence ATGAAATTGAGAGACATACTTGGTGAAGATGCAAAAAGTTTACTGAATCAGGTGACCGGCGGTAAAGAAATGTCTTTTGTCTCAGAGATGAAACCTGGCATGGTTGTAAATGCTGATCTCAAAGTACTTTCAAAAAGACTTCAGGAGGCAAAAGATGGTAAGAAATTCCTTCTGTTGACTCTGGGTGATAGAACAGGAGCTATTAGAGCCATAGATTGGCATAATGCTGAAGAGAATGATACAATGATTCCCATCGGAGCCATTGTCAGAGCAAAAGGCAAAGTCGTGGTCTATGATGAAAGGTTACAGTTGAATCTAGATCCACAGAAGGGGTTAACACTTCTTGAAGAAGGTAGTTATGATGTTCAAAGATTTCTTGCAGTTACAAAGCGCAATGTTTCTGACATGTTCGATAAATTACTCATGTACATCAGTGATTTGAGAAATGATTATCTCAAGAAACTGCTGAAAATTTTCTTTGAAGAAGAAAAAGGGTTTATCCGGACATTCATAACAGCGCCTGCTGCAGTAAAGGTTCATCATGCGTACAAAGGCGGACTCCTTGAACACACATTATCAGTAGTCGAGCTATGCGAGTTTTTAGCCTCGAAATATCCAGAATCTATAGACCGAGATCTGTTGATTTCAGGAGCCATTTTACATGACATCGGCAAAATTAAAGAATATGGTATCGGAAGTTCAGGCATTGAAAAGACTGACGAAGGTGAGCTGGTGGGCCATATATCTATTGGTCTGGAAATGGTAAGTCAACGTATAGAAAAAATACCAGACTTTCCCAATAACTTGAAGACTGAATTGAAACATTTAGTACTTTCGCATCACGGCGAAATGGATTGGGGATCACCTGTAGTACCTAAAACAACAGAAGCTATGGTACTTCATATGGCCGACAATCTGGACTCAAAAATTGCGCAATTTAGAGAAATAGAGACGCGTGAATACAACGGTACAGGAAATGGATGGAGTAATTACGATCGGTTCCTAAACAGACGGATATACATGAAAAATCGCGATAACTTATAA
- a CDS encoding acetate/propionate family kinase, with translation MKVLVINCGSSSIKYQLLEMDNETALAKGLLERIGIPGSRLKHKKGADKYEINRDVANHKEGLNLIISTLIDEKMGVIRDTSEIDAVGHRVVHGGELFASSVRITDRVIKEIEANAFLAPLHNPPNIQGIKATMELLPGVPQVAVFDTAFHQSMDSKAYLYAIPYEYYEKYKIRRYGFHGTSHRYVAARTAVILKKPLEELKIITVHIGNGASIAAVKHGKSIDTSMGFTPLEGLIMGTRSGDIDPAIVPFLQEQEGLSPKEITEILNKKSGVLGLTRGQYSDMREIEDGAIAGDPICKLAHDIYEYRIAKYIGAYAAAMNGVDAISFTAGVGENSPYLRKNVVTKYLGYLGITLDEKENDCKACEKIISTHDSTVKVLIVPTNEELVIARDTKEIVEKNLNELKLW, from the coding sequence GTGAAAGTACTGGTTATTAACTGTGGTTCTTCCTCTATCAAGTACCAGTTGCTTGAAATGGATAATGAAACTGCTCTAGCAAAAGGACTTCTCGAAAGGATTGGTATACCCGGCTCCAGATTGAAACACAAAAAGGGCGCAGATAAGTATGAGATAAACAGGGATGTTGCAAACCATAAGGAAGGACTCAACCTGATTATTTCGACACTAATCGACGAAAAAATGGGAGTAATCAGAGACACTTCTGAAATCGACGCTGTAGGACATCGGGTCGTTCATGGTGGAGAACTCTTCGCTTCTTCTGTAAGGATCACTGACAGAGTTATTAAAGAGATTGAAGCCAACGCTTTCCTCGCTCCATTACACAATCCACCGAATATTCAAGGCATAAAGGCTACCATGGAGCTTCTGCCCGGCGTCCCACAAGTGGCAGTCTTTGATACTGCCTTCCATCAATCCATGGATTCCAAAGCTTACCTATACGCTATTCCTTATGAATATTACGAGAAATACAAAATCAGAAGATATGGATTTCATGGTACAAGCCATCGTTATGTCGCGGCAAGGACAGCAGTCATCTTGAAAAAGCCCTTAGAAGAGCTTAAAATAATCACAGTTCATATCGGAAATGGTGCTTCCATCGCTGCAGTGAAACACGGGAAATCTATTGATACCTCCATGGGTTTTACCCCCCTTGAAGGTCTCATAATGGGAACCAGATCTGGCGATATTGACCCCGCTATTGTTCCGTTCTTACAAGAACAGGAAGGACTTTCTCCAAAAGAAATCACTGAGATACTCAACAAAAAAAGCGGTGTGCTGGGCCTGACACGTGGGCAATACAGTGACATGAGAGAGATCGAGGATGGTGCTATTGCAGGCGATCCCATCTGTAAATTAGCTCATGACATATACGAATACAGGATCGCTAAATATATTGGTGCCTATGCAGCTGCCATGAATGGAGTTGATGCCATCTCCTTTACGGCAGGCGTTGGAGAGAATAGTCCTTACCTCAGAAAAAATGTAGTTACTAAATATCTCGGATATCTGGGAATAACGCTTGACGAAAAAGAAAATGATTGCAAAGCCTGTGAGAAGATCATTTCGACCCACGATTCAACGGTAAAGGTGCTCATTGTCCCCACCAATGAAGAGCTGGTCATCGCTCGCGATACGAAGGAGATTGTTGAGAAGAACCTCAATGAACTCAAACTCTGGTAA
- the alr gene encoding alanine racemase, with product MLSRRTFLEIDLTAYINNLMFFSRKLSPTKVMAVVKSNAYGHGAIELSRVAIENGINKLAVAFVEEALELREAGVKIPIIVFNYFDPEYSKEVLANDLTITIYSEQQFKRIKERVPEGLKVHLNVDTGMRRLGPDVESALKLAKDIVDSGYFLEGVYTHFAVADERDESFSLRQLRDFRRFLESIRKIGITIPIIHVANSAGALRFNCSEFDYARIGIASYGLQPSEAFQINELEPVLSWKSVVSYVKKLKKGDSISYGRTFIARKEMTVATVPVGYGDGYNRKLSNRGEVLIGGKRCKILGRVCMDQFVVDVSHLSKKPKIGDEVVLIGKQGEERITVEEIAKLIDTINYEVTCTITSRVPRIYRRRENSR from the coding sequence ATGTTGAGCAGAAGAACTTTTTTGGAAATCGATCTTACAGCTTACATTAACAACCTGATGTTCTTTTCCAGAAAACTCTCACCAACAAAAGTAATGGCTGTTGTGAAATCTAACGCTTACGGTCACGGTGCTATTGAGTTGTCACGGGTGGCAATTGAAAACGGGATAAACAAACTTGCCGTTGCTTTTGTTGAAGAAGCTCTGGAACTAAGGGAAGCTGGTGTGAAAATTCCCATTATCGTTTTTAACTATTTCGATCCTGAATATTCAAAGGAAGTACTGGCCAATGACCTGACTATAACTATTTACAGCGAACAACAGTTTAAAAGGATTAAAGAACGAGTCCCTGAAGGTCTTAAAGTCCACCTCAATGTGGATACTGGCATGAGAAGACTTGGTCCAGACGTCGAAAGTGCTTTGAAACTGGCAAAAGACATCGTCGATTCAGGTTATTTTCTCGAAGGTGTTTACACACACTTTGCGGTGGCCGACGAGAGGGACGAGAGTTTTTCTTTGAGACAGCTCAGGGACTTTCGGCGATTTCTTGAATCTATTAGAAAAATAGGGATTACAATACCGATTATCCATGTTGCCAACAGTGCTGGAGCTCTTCGTTTCAATTGTTCTGAATTTGATTACGCCAGAATAGGCATCGCAAGCTATGGCCTGCAGCCATCTGAGGCATTCCAGATAAACGAGCTGGAGCCTGTTCTTTCATGGAAATCCGTGGTTTCCTATGTTAAAAAATTGAAAAAAGGTGATAGCATCAGTTATGGTCGAACGTTTATAGCGCGAAAAGAAATGACTGTGGCTACAGTGCCCGTGGGCTATGGAGATGGTTATAATCGCAAACTTTCAAATAGAGGAGAAGTTCTAATAGGAGGGAAGCGGTGTAAAATCCTGGGTAGGGTGTGTATGGACCAATTCGTAGTGGATGTGAGCCACCTCTCGAAAAAACCTAAAATAGGGGATGAGGTGGTATTAATAGGCAAGCAAGGTGAAGAACGTATAACGGTGGAAGAAATAGCAAAGCTTATAGATACTATCAATTATGAGGTTACGTGTACCATAACTTCAAGGGTACCGAGGATCTATCGCAGAAGGGAGAATTCTCGATGA